The following coding sequences are from one Solea solea chromosome 4, fSolSol10.1, whole genome shotgun sequence window:
- the klhl13 gene encoding kelch-like protein 13 isoform X1 — protein MPLKWKSGSPVSWKFPVPVLKTSRSSPLSPAYISLVEDDDAHMKVALGYGDMGISAHLQASKTGNTRFFTSNTHSSVVLQGFDQLRIEGLLCDVTLVAGDGDEAFPVHRAMMASSSDYFKAMFTGGMKEQDLMCIKLHGVNRIGLKKIIDFIYTAKLSLNMENLQDTLEAASFLQILPVLDFCKVFLISGVSLDNCVEVGRIANTYNLTEVDKYVNNFILKNFPSLLGTGEFVKLPFERLAFVLSSNSLKHCTELDLFKAACRWLRYEDGRMDFAAKLMKNIRFPLMNPQELINHVQTVDFMRTDNTCVNLLLEASNYQMMPYMQPVMQSERTAIRSDSAHLVTLGGVLRQQLVVSKELRLFDEKAHEWKALAPMDAPRYQHGIAVIGNFLYVVGGQSNYDTKGKTAVDTVFRYDPRYNKWIQVACLNEKRTFFHLSALKGYLYAVGGRNAAGELATVECYNPRTNEWTYVAKMNEPHYGHAGTVYGGYMYISGGITHDTFQKELMCFDPDADKWTHKAPMTTVRGLHCMCTVGDRLYVIGGNHFRGTSDYDDVLSCEYYSPALDLWTPIAAMLRGQSDVGVAVFENKIYVVGGYSWNNRCMVEIVQKYDPEKDEWHKVFDLPESLGGIRACTLTVFPPEDMSGSPSRESPLSAP, from the exons ATCCCTCGTGGAGGACGACGACGCTCACATGAAAGTTGCTCTGGGCTATGGTGATATGGGCATTTCTGCTCACCTTCAGGCATCAAAGACTGGAAACACTCGATTTTTCACaagcaacacacacagctcagttgTTCTTCAG GGATTTGACCAGCTAAGGATAGAGGGATTGCTATGTGATGTCACCCTGGTGGCCGGAGATGGTGATGAGGCCTTCCCCGTGCATCGTGCCATGATGGCCTCCTCCTCTGACTATTTTAAAGCCATGTTCACAG GTGGAATGAAGGAACAAGATTTAATGTGCATCAAGCTTCACGGAGTTAACCGAATAGGATTGAAAAAGATCATAGACTTTATCTACACGGCAAAGTTGTCACTCAACATGGAGAACCTGCAAGACACACTTGAGGCAGCCAGCTTTTTACAAATCCTTCCTGTGCTGGACTTTTGCAAGGTCTTTCTTATATCTGGG GTTTCCCTCGACAACTGTGTGGAGGTGGGCCGCATTGCCAACACGTATAACCTCACAGAGGTGGACAAATATGTCAATAACTTCATCCTGAAGAACTTCCCCTCATTGCTTGGCACGGGGGAATTTGTGAAGCTGCCATTTGAACGACTGGCTTTTGTGCTGTCCAGTAACAGCTTGAAACACTGCACTGAATTGGACCTGTTTAAGGCGGCTTGCCGCTGGCTACGCTATGAAGACGGTCGGATGGACTTCGCCGCAAAGCTCATGAAGAACATCCGCTTTCCCCTCATGAACCCACAGGAGCTCATCAATCATGTGCAGACAGTAGACTTTATGCGCACGGACAACACCTGTGTCAACCTTCTCCTGGAAGCTAGCAACTACCAAATGATGCCCTACATGCAGCCAGTTATGCAGTCAGAACGGACAGCCATCCGCTCAGACAGTGCCCACCTGGTCACCCTGGGTGGTGTTCTGCGTCAGCAGCTTGTTGTAAGTAAAGAGCTGCGTCTTTTTGACGAGAAGGCTCATGAGTGGAAGGCGCTGGCACCCATGGATGCACCACGCTACCAACACGGCATTGCAGTCATTGGCAACTTTCTCTACGTGGTGGGTGGCCAAAGCAATTACGACACCAAAGGCAAAACGGCAGTGGACACAGTGTTCCGGTACGATCCTCGCTACAACAAGTGGATCCAGGTGGCATGCCTTAATGAAAAACGTACCTTCTTCCACCTCAGTGCACTCAAGGGATACCTCTATGCTGTTGGTGGAAGGAATGCTGCCGGAGAGCTTG CTACTGTGGAGTGCTACAACCCAAGGACAAATGAATGGACTTATGTTGCCAAAATGAATGAGCCACATTATGGCCATGCTGGGACAGTGTATGGTggttatatgtatatttcag GGGGAATCACTCATGACACTTTTCAGAAGGAGCTGATGTGTTTTGACCCAGATGCAGATAAATGGACTCACAAAGCACCCATGACGACAGTTCGCGGCCTACACTGCATGTGCACGGTGGGGGACCGCCTATACGTGATCGGAGGCAATCACTTCCGAGGCACCAGCGACTACGACGACGTGCTGAGCTGCGAATACTACTCCCCCGCTCTCGATTTGTGGACACCTATTGCTGCCATGTTACGGGGTCAGAGCGACGTGGGCGTGGCCGTGTTCGAGAATAAGATCTATGTGGTGGGCGGCTACTCCTGGAACAATCGCTGCATGGTGGAAATAGTACAGAAGTATGACCCTGAAAAAGACGAATGGCACAAAGTATTTGACTTACCCGAGTCGCTGGGCGGGATCCGTGCCTGCACACTCACAGTTTTCCCCCCTGAGGATATGTCGGGCTCACCCTCCAGAGAGTCGCCCCTTTCAGCACCTTGA
- the klhl13 gene encoding kelch-like protein 13 isoform X2, which produces MEHPVHRGETMPIGLHDRSLVEDDDAHMKVALGYGDMGISAHLQASKTGNTRFFTSNTHSSVVLQGFDQLRIEGLLCDVTLVAGDGDEAFPVHRAMMASSSDYFKAMFTGGMKEQDLMCIKLHGVNRIGLKKIIDFIYTAKLSLNMENLQDTLEAASFLQILPVLDFCKVFLISGVSLDNCVEVGRIANTYNLTEVDKYVNNFILKNFPSLLGTGEFVKLPFERLAFVLSSNSLKHCTELDLFKAACRWLRYEDGRMDFAAKLMKNIRFPLMNPQELINHVQTVDFMRTDNTCVNLLLEASNYQMMPYMQPVMQSERTAIRSDSAHLVTLGGVLRQQLVVSKELRLFDEKAHEWKALAPMDAPRYQHGIAVIGNFLYVVGGQSNYDTKGKTAVDTVFRYDPRYNKWIQVACLNEKRTFFHLSALKGYLYAVGGRNAAGELATVECYNPRTNEWTYVAKMNEPHYGHAGTVYGGYMYISGGITHDTFQKELMCFDPDADKWTHKAPMTTVRGLHCMCTVGDRLYVIGGNHFRGTSDYDDVLSCEYYSPALDLWTPIAAMLRGQSDVGVAVFENKIYVVGGYSWNNRCMVEIVQKYDPEKDEWHKVFDLPESLGGIRACTLTVFPPEDMSGSPSRESPLSAP; this is translated from the exons ATCCCTCGTGGAGGACGACGACGCTCACATGAAAGTTGCTCTGGGCTATGGTGATATGGGCATTTCTGCTCACCTTCAGGCATCAAAGACTGGAAACACTCGATTTTTCACaagcaacacacacagctcagttgTTCTTCAG GGATTTGACCAGCTAAGGATAGAGGGATTGCTATGTGATGTCACCCTGGTGGCCGGAGATGGTGATGAGGCCTTCCCCGTGCATCGTGCCATGATGGCCTCCTCCTCTGACTATTTTAAAGCCATGTTCACAG GTGGAATGAAGGAACAAGATTTAATGTGCATCAAGCTTCACGGAGTTAACCGAATAGGATTGAAAAAGATCATAGACTTTATCTACACGGCAAAGTTGTCACTCAACATGGAGAACCTGCAAGACACACTTGAGGCAGCCAGCTTTTTACAAATCCTTCCTGTGCTGGACTTTTGCAAGGTCTTTCTTATATCTGGG GTTTCCCTCGACAACTGTGTGGAGGTGGGCCGCATTGCCAACACGTATAACCTCACAGAGGTGGACAAATATGTCAATAACTTCATCCTGAAGAACTTCCCCTCATTGCTTGGCACGGGGGAATTTGTGAAGCTGCCATTTGAACGACTGGCTTTTGTGCTGTCCAGTAACAGCTTGAAACACTGCACTGAATTGGACCTGTTTAAGGCGGCTTGCCGCTGGCTACGCTATGAAGACGGTCGGATGGACTTCGCCGCAAAGCTCATGAAGAACATCCGCTTTCCCCTCATGAACCCACAGGAGCTCATCAATCATGTGCAGACAGTAGACTTTATGCGCACGGACAACACCTGTGTCAACCTTCTCCTGGAAGCTAGCAACTACCAAATGATGCCCTACATGCAGCCAGTTATGCAGTCAGAACGGACAGCCATCCGCTCAGACAGTGCCCACCTGGTCACCCTGGGTGGTGTTCTGCGTCAGCAGCTTGTTGTAAGTAAAGAGCTGCGTCTTTTTGACGAGAAGGCTCATGAGTGGAAGGCGCTGGCACCCATGGATGCACCACGCTACCAACACGGCATTGCAGTCATTGGCAACTTTCTCTACGTGGTGGGTGGCCAAAGCAATTACGACACCAAAGGCAAAACGGCAGTGGACACAGTGTTCCGGTACGATCCTCGCTACAACAAGTGGATCCAGGTGGCATGCCTTAATGAAAAACGTACCTTCTTCCACCTCAGTGCACTCAAGGGATACCTCTATGCTGTTGGTGGAAGGAATGCTGCCGGAGAGCTTG CTACTGTGGAGTGCTACAACCCAAGGACAAATGAATGGACTTATGTTGCCAAAATGAATGAGCCACATTATGGCCATGCTGGGACAGTGTATGGTggttatatgtatatttcag GGGGAATCACTCATGACACTTTTCAGAAGGAGCTGATGTGTTTTGACCCAGATGCAGATAAATGGACTCACAAAGCACCCATGACGACAGTTCGCGGCCTACACTGCATGTGCACGGTGGGGGACCGCCTATACGTGATCGGAGGCAATCACTTCCGAGGCACCAGCGACTACGACGACGTGCTGAGCTGCGAATACTACTCCCCCGCTCTCGATTTGTGGACACCTATTGCTGCCATGTTACGGGGTCAGAGCGACGTGGGCGTGGCCGTGTTCGAGAATAAGATCTATGTGGTGGGCGGCTACTCCTGGAACAATCGCTGCATGGTGGAAATAGTACAGAAGTATGACCCTGAAAAAGACGAATGGCACAAAGTATTTGACTTACCCGAGTCGCTGGGCGGGATCCGTGCCTGCACACTCACAGTTTTCCCCCCTGAGGATATGTCGGGCTCACCCTCCAGAGAGTCGCCCCTTTCAGCACCTTGA